A segment of the Mercurialis annua linkage group LG4, ddMerAnnu1.2, whole genome shotgun sequence genome:
TAATTTCATATacctttttctaattaattttttattaatatttcacGAACGTTGTCGTGAAACTTATTAGCTTATGACATatatcttattttatattaagTCCCGCTAATAATTGCTccgaaaataataattttagtaaaaattattatttcgtgattcacttgataaatgtagTCCAACTCTAATCCTTAACTCGATTTCACTTCCGACCTTCCGGTccttaatttcataattttcatGTGGCACGTCCTAATATCTTATTAGTATCTTAACTTACTTATCAGATtgtggggtattacattttctctttggtaagtgaatcctacatGATTCCTCAAAATATTTTGTGTAACTGTTTGGacatttttctttctatttatgttagttattttaaaaaaatataaatagaataaaaaggAATTGCAGGAATAAACTCAAATTTGAAAAGGGTAATTtggtcaaaataaaaatatttgcgcTAACCTTAATAATTTATGCTCTGAAAATAACACTACCCTTAATATAcagagaaaaattaataaaatacactattttgtttttattttcaagGTCGtgtcttttctatttttttcgcCAAAAgtaacttaattttaattttttcactttttaatgatttatgctctttttatagattttattCTGctgttttttttacttttagcgTGTTTATTCGTGTAATTATGATGTTTTTATAATGTATATATACTGcatatatagtatttttataatgttttagttttcaaatttaaaaaaattacaactaaATACTAAACTAAcatgaatatttatattcttttattttttttaatcaatatatcaatatctacaatattatattttacaattaaatttatactaataaaattaaacggaatactaatataaattacatataaaaattgataataacATATTCATATACATTAAGTTTCTATTGGAACATGGATGGGGATATCCATAGAATGGAGACTACACTTTCTATCGTTTTTTCATCCCCgtgaataaaaaatgaatttttgtcATCCCATATCCATTGGAGTAATTAATGGGGATAATCATAAAATGGGGGAAGTTTCCCACCTTTGCCATCTTTGTCCGGGTTGGATCCTGATCcgccaaaataaaaaatgtttccCAAAAGGGTATCAAAACCTCCGTCCTCGACATGATAGACATCtagatttgaatatttttcagtATTTGATGCATCCACAACTTTATGATCTTCATTTATAATCTCCATATTGAAGCCATATGCATCTTGCTCCTGGGATTTGAAGAGTCTGCTATTGCCGGCACCCATCGGCGGATTAGGCAAATTAGGAGGACTGAAAACTTCTCCTCCCCAGTCTACATAGCTAGCGCCTTCTTCTAAAAATTCGAATCTTTGTGGTGGCCAAAACCCAATAATGTTATCATTTACTCTAAGAAACCAATTTCCATTCATTTGATCCTGATATCATATGAAATTGATAGATATAATcattgtaaaaatattttaaaatagtttaatttttttgaaatatatttttccaattaaaaatttagttttgtaCGCTTaatgttttcacctttttcaaaATCGTTCACATGCAagtttatgttttataattgattaaattcCAATATAGATTTGAAAATTCAAGTCGATGTGCATAAATTTAATACATATACCGGGTTTGGATAAAAAAAACTGGACCTAAATCGGTTTCGAACTATGTTTCCATTTGCagttacaaaattaaatttgattcgAACCCGATCAATTTAGTTGAATTCGATTCAAACACGTTCTAACTCGTCTATAAAATTGTGTAGTTATATTGATTACCTTGAAATGAGGGATAAAAATCTAAAGCAAATTGATTGTAGAGCAAATTATTCTGAAACCTTTTACGtatgtcataatttatattttgttctcTTTTATTCGAAAATTACATGATTTGGTcccccatttttatttttgtcaacgatcTAGTCCGTCCGTTcatttggtgttagtcaactgAGTTAAaggactaaataaaaaaaattaaaaaaatgatgtgCTCCCTCagttttgtttttatctataattttgtccctcaaatttgaaattaattcacATATAAGTCTTTTAACTTGGTTGACTAACACTGAAAATAGACTTgttgacaaaataaaaaaagagggaccaaattatttattttcaagtaTAATAAATATGAGGGGGTTTAAAGTAAATTGATCTTGATTGTACCTTGTAGATGAATAAATACGTTGCATATTGTTCTCCGCTGCTGCCCCGAGTAGAAGTTGGCATGAGAACTGCGTCCACGGGAAAATCCTCCCTAACAGATATTATTCCAAGACAATGTGTATTGTAACAGTGTGAATTTCCTCCCTATAACAACGaagtattaattatataaattttgatgCTATAatgagttcatatttaaaaaaattcagttcaAACTCTTAAGTTTATcggtaaataaaaatattacgatAATTAATTTCCATCCTTCTATAATTGATATCGATTATATCGAGTTAAAAAGATTAATGAtgcaattgataaaatataaattatgatacAATAATTCAAATTCTGATAAAATTGAATCATATTTTGTTGCCAATTTCTTCtctaacaataaattagtttgccataaaaataaattgataataacattttatttcaagttattaatatttcaaattaatgGTTGTATACAATTGACACTAATTGCAAATACTTGATGTTTTAACAAATTGATGTAAGTCTTTATTCAAATACAATtgacaattaaaattatttttaagtatattaatttaattatgccACCTCAAACAGAGAAGCGAAAAAAATAATACTTACATTAGTAAATACGTAAAGATGACTTAAAAGATCTCCATAAAGATTGAGATTCACCTGGAGCAGACATAAATCCacaatcatatataattaatatcttAACtttattgcaaaataaatcacaaaatttagcatattttgtaattatattttaattcttaataatATTAGACACAGACTATCAATTTTCTGCAATTTAAAACACcgaacaataaaaataataattatgtgaATAATGGAATAGTGTATATTTTGATGTTCGCGTCAATAtttatttatccaaaaataATTGGTATTTCAAATTATAGATTAATAATAGTTGTTTGCAGTGTTTTAATAACCGAATCGGACCGGGCAGTCGAACCGATTAAACCGGAAACCATCCAACGGTCCGGTCTAAAACTCCTAAACACGATTTTTGggttgaaccggattgaacTGGGTTATACCGATTTGAACCGGATCAAACCTGTAAAAAACCTGCTACTAGACCGGAGgttgaattgataaaaaatcggtaaaccataatttttttaaaaattcatatcataatgattagggttaatgtcataaaaaacatgaactttacacgttttctcattttaatcacgtagtttaaattttctcattttcaggCACGCACTactactttttctcaaattcatacacgatgctgaggtgtcacggctccattggtatAATTCgatgaggtggaggtcattttacactaatggatgagtgccacctcagcaccgtgcatgaatttaagaaaaagtggtagttcgtgcatgaaattgagaaaatttaaactacgtgattaaaatgagaaaacgcgtaaagttcgtgattttttttgacattaaccctaattatTAAGCAGGCTAAAGTCTATAGTTTAATGTagatttaatacaaaaatattattaatttaaatatattaggaTGATTACCATCCAGCCAACTTCTATACTATCTGGTCCATTTGCAAGTTTGAGGCGAGCAGCACTATATTGAGAACCTTCAACCTGAGGGTTATACAAACTGACTCCCATCCCAGCTCCATAGTACCGTCGACCGGGTTCTTTTGTCCGAATAATTGCATACTATTATAAGCATTAATTGCAAATTTTTAATACCACACGAATTTTAAAtcgattataaaaaataatccaacatattatataaaatggttaaatataaaaaatataataagaagTGGACTACTAGCTGCCTTTAAACGCAATCAAGTCTAATTATATCCACTTGTATACCTCTGCCTTGGACCGAGTTTGAATAAATATTGTTTGCCTCAAACTCATCTCGAATCTAAACCCATAATAAGTCTATTTTTATAGACGGGTTTGAACTTctataattgtttaaattttagcGTATATCTGATAAAATCCAATCCAAAGCCATATAAATATAATGGGCTAGCTTGGATTAAGTATTTATATATGAAGTTTTAACGTTCGAAAACAGTTATaagtttacatttaaaataacaatttggaTGCAACCCGATTCCTCTCAATTCCGACCCATTATTATGTCTAGGGAGAGGCAGATCTTTTTGAGGACATGGGAGGGTCACGGTCccttcaatttttctttttaaattactaaatactAGTTTGATctcttcaaaaaataaaataaaatactaattattaaTTTGGTGTCCTCAAAAAGCGTTTGtatatgtattatattttttaatttttattgatgtttaaattattttttaaaaaaaattaattctatgtattttaattttggtcccctaaatttatttttatgttagaTTACTCTATAAGTggagaaaaaaatcataaaatctaaaaaaaaaatctatcaatatttttttatcattatcaAATGATCTTATCATTTGTATTTAAAATCTAAACTGATTTAtcacaaaataattaaatttttttcaagatcaatcttttatttttttattaattgtttgaatataattgacataaaatataaaattattggaCAAAAATGAGACAATTATATATCAATagtatgtttattatttttattttgcctaaattttttattattaaatggaCTTACATGGGCACCAGGATTGGGACGATCTTGAAAACCTACTTTTATATCAGAAACTCCACTATTCGGAAATTTGTTATTGATGAATTTATTATTGGCCACTTCCCTAATTGGAACGGTACCATTTGGACATCCTTCACCGTTCAGCCACATGCTCTTTAAATtggttccattttttttattactatgtTTCTCAACATATTGTTTTATCTGCAAtatcaaattacaaaaatttaataattatgtgaaaataaataaataaataaaaactaatgcAATGATTAGGTCAAAATGTGACGAACCTCATCAAAGTGAACAGTATGGTTCTTCAAAGAAGGATGATAAAAAGCAGGTTGCTTGTGAAATTCTATGCAATTATACACATGGCCGTTCGTCGTCTTTTATCGATTGAATATCACAAAAAATCATTATACTGaaacaaaaaagtttaaataaaaaatataacgtAAAAATATAACTTCAATAATTTTTCATACTTTAATAGTTTTAACTGgcgtattattttgtttttccgAGGGTGTACTTTTTCCTTCGGCTCCATGGTGTATCGACCATAAACACCATATGAAAAGAACTAATAAAGCTGTTCGTAAAGCCATGATTGCTATAAATCAAAATCTGTCAATGTAATTTATCAATGttgcaataaaaatatatgtaattaataTATCAGATGCAAATgaaaaatagatatatttattgttaaaaatagcaataaaaaGGAAGGATGAAACTCACGTAAGTCAACCAATTATAGGATGAGCAAATGAAGGATTGAATTATGTGTTTATATGGATGAGAAAGCAACGACAATTTTGGAATAAGATGCTATATTTatagatttaataaaaactagCAAATGTAGTAATTCCAATTTTGACTTAtcggaaataaataaatttttttacatgaCAATTGATGTAGTCAACTAATTATAGGATCAAAAAAGTTGGATATTATTCTGCCATTAATAGTCTATTTgtgttttttcaaaaaaaaaaaatatagtctATTTGTTTATTTGTGTGTAAATTAacagtaattaatatatatatatataatctcctattttaatttatctttcttAATCCATATGACGTAATATTAAAAAAGTGGATGaattacatattaatttttgagatatatatatttgaagaAAAATTGGACGAACAAAATATTGTCACGCTAAGAtagtttttttagataaatggtGATTATATTAGCTCTACCACAAGATGTGATAGGCAATAAAAAAATCGAGCACTAGAGTCTTGTGAAGCAATCTAGGCATCGGAATACATCGTTACCACTAAATAAAAAATGCGGGTGGTGATATCTATAATGAAACGCTAAGATAGTTATAAGTTGGTGCTTTTTTCAGatgaaaatttattaaagatagagcaatttttttttgtattttaactaaattatttttttccagatataaatttatctcttctatttttttcttctaaaaaatcCCAATTAACTTGAACAAAAAGTTGAAATCTAAAACAACTCATTCAACAATaatgattcttttttttttaatacaaatctattatattactataatttttgaagaattagttttgaaattaaatctacttaatttttacttttgaatttgtatttTCACGaagttttatcaaaaatttgttCTACTACTATTTCACAAagttttatcataaatattcaTGTTAGTTTagtatatatagtatttttattgtgttttagttttcaaattttaaaaaattacaactaaatactaatctaacatgaatatttatattcttttaattttttaatcactATATAAATATctacaatattatattttacaattaaatttatactaataaaattaaaccgAATACtactataaattatatataaaaaattggtAATAGCACATTCTCATATACATTAAGTTCCTATTGGAACATGGATGGGGATATCCATAAAATGGAGACTACACTTCCTATCCTTTTTTCATCCCCgtgaataaaaaatgaatttttctcatCCCATATCCATTGGAGTAATTAATGGGGATAATCATAAAATGGGGGAAGTTTGCCCCCCTCGCCATCCTTGTCCGGGTTGGATCCTGATCCgccaaaataaaacttttttcTCCAAATGGGATCAAAACCTCCGTCCTCGACATGATAGACAtctaaatttgaatatttttcaatatttgatGCATCCACAACTTTATGATCTTCATTTATAACCTCTACTTGGAAGCCAAATGCATCTTGATCGTAGGATTTGAAGAGTCTACTATTGCCGGCACCCATCGGCGGATTAGGCAAATTAGGAGGACTGAACACTTCTCCTCCCCAGTCTACATAGTTAGCGCTTTCTCctaaaaattcaaatctttgtGGTGGCCAAAACCCAATAATCTTATCATTTACTCTAAGAAACCAATTTCCATTCATTTGATCCTGATATCAtatgaaaatattattgataGACATAATcattgtaaaaatattttaaaatagattaaatttttttgaaatatatttttccaattaaaaatataattttgtacGCTCaatgttttcacctttttataaaatcgttcacCTTGTATGATATCTATCAGAAATATATAATTGATGTGATGCATCTTTTATAAACAAACATAAAAGCATACAAAGTGAAAACattattgtttttgaaaatgtatcaatattaaaaaaactatgtattttttatattaaattcataATCTAGTCTGAATTCGTATTAAGTTTATTAGCTACATGcaagtttatattttataattgattaaGTTCCaatatagatttgaaaaaattcaagtcGATTTGCATAAATTTAATACATATACCGGGTTTGGATAAAAACTGGACCTAAATCGGTTTCGAACTATGTTTCCATTTGcagttaacaaaattaaattctaTTCGAACCTGATCAATTTAGTTGAATTCGATTCAAACATGTTCTAACTCGTCCATAAAAAGGTGCAGTTATATATATTACCTTGAAATAGGGATAAAAATCTAAAGCAAATTGATTGTAGAGCAAATTATTCTGAAACTCCTTACGTATGTTATGATTCATATTTTGTtctcttttatttgaaaattaaatgatttggtccccatttttatttttgtcaacgatttagtccgTCCGTCCATTTTTGGTGTTACTCAaccagaattaaaaaaaaatgacgtgctccctcacttttgttttcgTCTATAATTTTGTTtctcaaatttgaaattaattcacCCCTAAGTCTTTTAACTTGGTTGACACTGAAAATAGACTTGctgacaaaataaaaaaagagggatcaaattattttgattttcaaataaaaggtAACAAAGTATGAATTATAACAAATATGAAGGGGTTTAAAGTAAAATGATCTTGATTGTACCTTGTAGATGAATAAATACGTTGGATATTGTTCTCCGCTGCTGCCCCGAGTAGAAGTTGGCATGAGAACTGCGTCCACAGGAAAATCCTCCCTAACAGATATTATTCCAAGACAATGTGTATTGTAACAATGTGAATTTCCTCCCTATAACAACGaagtattaattatataaattttgatgCTATAatgagttcatatttaaaaaattcagttCAAACTCTTAAGTTTATcggtaaataaaaatattacgatAATTAATTTCCATCCTTCTATAATTGATATCGATTATATCGAGTTAAAAAGATTAATGAtgcaattgataaaatataaattatgatacaataattaaaattctgATAAAATTGAATCATATTTTGTTGCTAATTTCTTCtctaacaataaattagtttgtcataaaaataaattgataataacaagttattaatatttcaaattaatgGTTGTATATAATTGACACTAATTGCAAAAACTTGATGTTTTAACAAATTGATGTAAGTCTTTATTCAAATACAATtgacaattaaaattatttttaagtatattaatttaattatcccACCTCAAACAGAGAAGCGAAAAAAGTAATACTTACATTAGTAAATATGTAAAGATGACTTAAAAGATCTCCATAAAGATTGAGATTCACCTGGAGCAGACATAAATCCACaatcatatacaattaatatcttaaaaaattaatttattgcaAAATAAATTACAACATTTAGcatattttgtaattatattttaattcttaataatATTAGACACAGACTATCAATTTTCTGCAATTTAAAATACcgaacaataaaaataataattatgtgaATAATGGAATAGTGTATATTTTGATGTTCACGTCAATatttatttatccaaaaaataatTGGTATTTCAAATTATAGATTAATAATAGTTGTTTGCAGTGTTTTAATAACTGAATTGGACCGGCCAGTCAAACCGGTTAAACCGGAAACCGACCAATGGTCTAGTCTAAAActtcaaaacaatattttttggTTGAACCAGATTGAACTGGGTTATACCGATTTGAACCGGATCAAACCTGTAAAAAACCTACTACTAGACCGGAGGTTGAATCGATAAAAATCGGTGAAccaaaattttttttaaaaaattcatatcataatgattagggttaatgtcataaaaaaaacatgaactttacacgttttctcattttaatcacgcagtttaaattttctcattttcatgcacgaactactactttttctcaaattcatacacgatgctgaggtgtcacggctccattggtgtaattcgatgaggtggaggtcattttacactaatggatgagtgccacctcagcaccgtgcatgaatttaagaaaaagtggcagttcgtgcatgaaattgagaaaatttaaactacgtgattaaaatgagaaaacgcgtaaagttcgtgattttttttgacattcaCCCTAATTATTAAGCAGGCTAAAGTCTATAGTTTAATGTagatttaatacaaaaatattattaatttaaatatattaggaTGATTACCATCCAGCCAACTTCTATACTATCTGGTCCATTTGCAAGTTTGAGGCGAGCAGCACTATATTGAGAACCTTCAACCTGAGGGTTATACAAACTGACTCCCATCCCAGCTCCATAGTACCGTCGACCGGGTTCTTTTGTCCGAATAATTGCATACTATTATAAGCATTAATTGCAAATTTTTAA
Coding sequences within it:
- the LOC126676144 gene encoding uncharacterized protein LOC126676144, whose amino-acid sequence is MALRTALLVLFIWCLWSIHHGAEGKSTPSEKQSNKPVKTIQTTNGHVYNCIEFHKQPAFYHPSLKNHTVHFDEIKQYVEKHSIKKNGTNLKSMWLNGEGCPNGTVPIREVANNKFINNKFPSSGVSDIKVGFQDRPNPGAHYAIIRTKEPGRRYYGAGMGVSLYNPQVEGSQYSAARLKLANGPDSIEVGWMVNLNLYGDLLSHLYIFTNGGNSHCYNTHCLGIISVREDFPVDAVLMPTSTRGSSGEQYPTYLFIYKDQMNGNWFLRVNDKIIGFWPPQRFEFLGESANYVDWGGEVFSPPNLPNPPMGAGNSRLFKSYDQDAFGFQVEVINEDHKVVDASNIEKYSNLDVYHVEDGGFDPIWRKKFYFGGSGSNPDKDGEGGKLPPFYDYPH
- the LOC130014446 gene encoding uncharacterized protein LOC130014446 gives rise to the protein MALRTALLVLFIWCLWSIHHGAEGKSTPSEKQNNTPVKTIKTTNGHVYNCIEFHKQPAFYHPSLKNHTVHFDEIKQYVEKHSNKKNGTNLKSMWLNGEGCPNGTVPIREVANNKFINNKFPNSGVSDIKVGFQDRPNPGAHYAIIRTKEPGRRYYGAGMGVSLYNPQVEGSQYSAARLKLANGPDSIEVGWMVNLNLYGDLLSHLYVFTNGGNSHCYNTHCLGIISVREDFPVDAVLMPTSTRGSSGEQYATYLFIYKDQMNGNWFLRVNDNIIGFWPPQRFEFLEEGASYVDWGGEVFSPPNLPNPPMGAGNSRLFKSQEQDAYGFNMEIINEDHKVVDASNTEKYSNLDVYHVEDGGFDTLLGNIFYFGGSGSNPDKDGKGGKLPPFYDYPH